A genomic stretch from Sphingomonas faeni includes:
- a CDS encoding acyl-CoA thioesterase, giving the protein MSRFTLSITAQDADIDELGHVNNAVWVQWIQRIATAHWEAVAPVEHKLAYVWVVTRHEIDYRGSVFAGETVVGETWVEGAPKGARFDRHVRFVGDDGKVKLEAVTTWALLDRGTGRLMRVREDVAAPFYS; this is encoded by the coding sequence GTGAGCCGGTTCACGCTCTCGATCACTGCGCAGGACGCGGATATCGACGAGCTTGGGCATGTGAACAATGCGGTCTGGGTGCAGTGGATCCAGCGGATCGCCACCGCGCATTGGGAGGCTGTGGCGCCGGTGGAGCACAAGCTGGCGTATGTGTGGGTCGTGACGCGGCATGAGATCGATTACCGCGGAAGTGTGTTCGCCGGGGAGACCGTCGTCGGCGAGACCTGGGTCGAGGGGGCGCCGAAGGGGGCTCGGTTCGATCGGCATGTTCGGTTTGTTGGCGATGATGGGAAGGTTAAGCTGGAGGCGGTGACGACCTGGGCTTTGCTCGACCGCGGGACGGGGCGGTTGATGCGGGTGCGCGAGGATGTCGCGGCGCCATTTTATTCGTAA
- the ppc gene encoding phosphoenolpyruvate carboxylase encodes MASLPAIANNSDIRFLGKLLGDVIRAYGGERLFEATETIRKASVERHRDASEGKAGDDRAVDLSLEKLSLDETLDFVRGFMLFSMLANLAEDRQGIAAEDGADLASAIVQLESEGVDRPQIRALLDHALIAPVLTAHPTEVRRKSMIDHRNRIAELMALRDLGRDTTPDGDDVDDAILRQIALLWQTRVLRRDRLYVTDEVDNALSYLRDVFLPALPALYQRWDRALGERTPSFLRPGSWIGGDRDGNPYVTADSLNTALSKASEAVLGYYCDAVHALGAELSISTEHAPAEAAVQALADASGDDAASRSDEPYRRALSGIYARLSATHDALTGKHAPLPGRLTGEPYASPSDFRADLVTLAHGLGSALKTGGALGRLIRAVETFGFHLATLDLRQNSAVHERVVAELLKVAGVEDDYLALDEDARVALLRRELANARPLTSRFAAYTEETAGELAIVQAAADAHAAYGPACITNYIVSMAQSVSDLLEVNLLLKEVGLYRPGDTPTAAIMAVPLFETIGDLEAAPGVMSAWLALPEIVTIAKTRGHQEVMIGYSDSNKDGGYLTSTWQLSKASTALKPVFAKAGVGMQLFHGRGGAVGRGGGSAFRAIRAQPPGTVQGRIRITEQGEVIAAKYGTRDAAMTNLEAIASATLLASLEPERLSNADNASFSAAMDTLSDTAFHSYRDLVYGTEGFRTFFRQMTPIAEIAGLKIGSRPASRTKSDRIEDLRAIPWVFSWAQARVMLPGWYGVGRAIADFEDKALLKDMAQGWPLFASALANLEMVLAKSDIGIAERYAGLVEDDKLREIFTTIRDGWHQTHDGLLQVTGQSRLLEKHPTLDASIRLRLPYIEPLNLLQIELIKRRRAGEDDSRIGEGILLSINAIATALRNSG; translated from the coding sequence ATGGCTAGCCTCCCCGCAATCGCGAACAATTCCGACATCCGTTTCCTGGGCAAACTGCTCGGCGACGTCATCCGCGCCTACGGCGGCGAGCGTCTGTTCGAAGCCACCGAGACGATCCGCAAGGCATCCGTCGAGCGCCACCGCGACGCCTCCGAAGGCAAAGCCGGCGACGATCGCGCCGTCGATCTCAGCCTCGAAAAGCTCAGCCTCGACGAGACGCTCGATTTCGTCCGCGGCTTCATGCTGTTCTCGATGCTCGCCAATCTCGCCGAGGACCGCCAGGGCATCGCTGCGGAAGATGGCGCCGACCTCGCCTCCGCAATCGTCCAGCTCGAATCCGAAGGCGTCGACCGTCCCCAAATTCGCGCGCTGCTCGACCACGCGCTGATCGCCCCGGTTCTCACCGCGCACCCGACCGAAGTGCGGCGCAAGAGCATGATCGACCACCGCAACCGGATCGCCGAGTTGATGGCGTTGCGCGATCTCGGCCGCGACACCACGCCCGACGGCGACGATGTCGACGACGCGATCCTCCGCCAGATCGCGCTGCTCTGGCAAACCCGCGTCCTCCGCCGCGACCGTCTCTACGTCACCGACGAGGTCGACAACGCGCTCAGCTACCTCCGCGACGTGTTCCTCCCCGCATTGCCCGCACTCTACCAGCGCTGGGACCGCGCCCTCGGCGAACGCACGCCCAGCTTCCTCCGCCCCGGCAGCTGGATCGGCGGCGACCGCGACGGCAACCCCTACGTCACCGCCGACTCGCTCAATACCGCGCTGTCGAAGGCAAGCGAGGCCGTCCTCGGCTATTATTGCGACGCGGTGCACGCGCTCGGCGCCGAGCTCTCGATCTCGACCGAACACGCACCAGCGGAAGCGGCAGTCCAAGCGCTAGCCGACGCCAGCGGCGACGACGCCGCCAGCCGCAGCGACGAGCCCTATCGCCGCGCGCTCTCCGGCATCTACGCGCGCCTGTCCGCGACACACGACGCGCTCACCGGCAAGCACGCCCCCCTCCCCGGTCGCCTCACCGGCGAACCCTATGCGAGCCCCAGCGACTTCCGCGCCGACCTCGTCACGCTCGCGCACGGCCTCGGCTCGGCCCTGAAGACGGGAGGCGCGCTCGGCCGGCTGATCCGCGCGGTCGAGACGTTCGGCTTCCACCTCGCTACCTTGGATCTTCGCCAGAACAGCGCCGTCCACGAACGCGTCGTCGCCGAACTGCTCAAGGTCGCGGGCGTAGAAGACGATTACCTCGCGCTCGACGAAGACGCGCGCGTCGCGCTCCTTAGACGTGAACTGGCAAACGCCCGTCCGCTCACCTCGCGCTTCGCCGCCTACACCGAAGAAACCGCCGGCGAACTCGCGATCGTCCAGGCCGCCGCCGATGCGCATGCCGCCTATGGCCCAGCGTGCATCACCAACTACATCGTCTCGATGGCGCAGTCGGTCAGCGACCTGCTCGAAGTGAACCTGCTTCTGAAGGAAGTCGGCCTCTATCGCCCCGGCGACACGCCCACGGCGGCGATCATGGCCGTCCCCCTGTTCGAGACGATCGGCGATCTAGAAGCCGCCCCCGGCGTCATGTCCGCGTGGCTCGCGCTCCCTGAAATCGTGACGATCGCCAAGACGCGCGGTCACCAGGAAGTGATGATCGGCTATTCTGACAGCAACAAGGACGGTGGCTATCTCACCTCCACCTGGCAGCTCTCGAAGGCCTCGACCGCACTGAAGCCGGTCTTCGCAAAGGCTGGCGTCGGCATGCAGCTCTTCCACGGCCGAGGCGGCGCGGTCGGGCGCGGCGGCGGCTCGGCCTTCCGCGCGATCCGCGCACAGCCGCCCGGCACCGTCCAGGGCCGCATCCGCATCACCGAACAGGGCGAAGTCATCGCCGCCAAATACGGCACGCGCGACGCCGCGATGACCAACCTCGAGGCGATCGCGTCGGCCACGTTGCTCGCAAGCCTCGAACCCGAACGCCTGTCCAACGCGGATAACGCGAGCTTCTCCGCCGCAATGGACACGCTCAGCGACACCGCGTTCCACAGCTACCGCGACCTCGTCTACGGCACCGAAGGCTTCCGCACCTTCTTCCGCCAGATGACCCCGATCGCCGAGATCGCCGGCCTCAAGATCGGCAGCCGCCCCGCCAGCCGCACCAAGTCCGACCGGATCGAAGACCTCCGCGCGATCCCCTGGGTGTTCAGCTGGGCACAGGCGCGCGTCATGCTCCCCGGCTGGTACGGGGTGGGCCGTGCGATCGCCGATTTCGAGGACAAGGCGCTGCTGAAGGACATGGCGCAAGGCTGGCCGCTATTCGCCTCCGCGCTCGCCAACCTCGAAATGGTCCTTGCCAAGTCCGACATCGGCATCGCCGAACGCTATGCCGGACTCGTCGAGGACGATAAGCTCCGCGAGATCTTCACGACGATCCGCGACGGCTGGCACCAGACGCACGACGGGCTTTTGCAGGTAACAGGCCAGTCCCGCCTCCTGGAAAAGCACCCCACCCTGGACGCCTCGATCCGCCTCCGCCTCCCCTATATCGAGCCGCTCAACCTCCTCCAGATCGAACTGATCAAACGCCGCCGTGCAGGCGAAGACGACTCGAGGATCGGCGAAGGCATCCTCCTGTCGATCAACGCCATCGCCACCGCCCTGCGAAACAGCGGCTGA
- the egtD gene encoding L-histidine N(alpha)-methyltransferase, which produces MLKPEIEDGQQTLADPQFRADVLDGLSRRPRAIPARWFYDRHGSELFEKITDLPEYYPTRTERSILETACPEVATLAGAGRAVVEFGSGSSTKTPILLDAVAPSVYVPIDISGDFLRESSKVLAEQFPDLLVLPFEADFMRPLSLPKTIADTPKLGFFPGSTIGNMIPLMAVDLLRAMRASLGVGAMLLIGMDRIKGEDVLVPAYDDAQGVTAAFNLNLLERINRELGGDIPVEAFRHKAVWNDDRARIEMHLEAMRDVAFAVDGRSFEMTAGETIHTENSHKYGARDARILLRSGGWTPVAAWTDPDGLFGVYLAEAQVERPAP; this is translated from the coding sequence ATGTTGAAGCCTGAGATCGAGGACGGCCAGCAGACGCTCGCCGATCCGCAATTCCGTGCGGACGTGCTCGACGGCCTGTCCCGCCGCCCTCGAGCGATCCCGGCGCGGTGGTTCTACGACCGGCACGGATCGGAACTGTTCGAGAAGATCACCGACCTTCCCGAATATTACCCGACCCGGACCGAGCGATCGATCCTGGAGACCGCATGCCCCGAAGTCGCGACGCTCGCGGGCGCCGGGCGCGCGGTGGTCGAGTTCGGCTCGGGCTCGTCGACCAAGACGCCGATCCTGCTCGATGCGGTCGCGCCGTCTGTCTATGTGCCAATCGACATCTCGGGCGACTTCCTGCGCGAGTCCTCGAAGGTGCTGGCCGAGCAGTTCCCAGACCTGCTGGTGCTGCCGTTCGAAGCCGATTTCATGCGGCCGCTGAGCCTGCCGAAGACGATTGCGGACACGCCGAAACTGGGGTTCTTCCCCGGCTCGACGATCGGCAACATGATTCCGTTGATGGCGGTCGACCTGCTGCGCGCGATGCGGGCGTCGCTCGGCGTCGGCGCGATGCTGTTGATCGGGATGGACCGGATCAAGGGCGAAGACGTGCTGGTGCCGGCGTATGACGACGCGCAGGGCGTGACCGCGGCGTTCAACCTGAATTTGCTCGAGCGGATCAACCGCGAACTCGGCGGCGATATCCCGGTCGAGGCGTTTCGGCACAAGGCGGTGTGGAACGACGATCGCGCGCGGATCGAGATGCACCTGGAGGCGATGCGCGACGTCGCGTTCGCCGTGGACGGGCGGTCGTTCGAGATGACCGCGGGCGAGACGATCCACACCGAGAACAGCCACAAATACGGCGCGCGGGATGCGCGGATCCTGTTGCGGTCGGGCGGCTGGACGCCGGTGGCGGCGTGGACCGATCCCGACGGGCTGTTCGGCGTGTATCTGGCCGAGGCTCAGGTGGAGCGGCCGGCGCCTTAA
- a CDS encoding aminopeptidase P family protein — MTPTVRLAALRAQLTTDNLDGFVIPLTDEHMSEYVGGYAQRLGWLTGFGGSAGTAVVLADRAAIFTDGRYTIQVREQVDGTQWAYEPVPQTSPAAWLAKHAPESGRIGYDAWLHTGTWVADATTALAERGATLIPVETNPIDAIWTDRPLPSPAKLTVQPDQFTGASSAEKRAKIADWLSEHNADAVVLTALDSIAWALNIRGGDVDHTPVALSYAIVGADGTTDLFVAPDKLDDTVRQHLGNAVRLHDRTAFAPALAAYAGKRVAADPERAVAAITQALQAGGAKILPLRDPVVLAKAIKNPVEIAGHRAASARDGAALARFLRWVETECVKGGQTELSAAAKLLAFREQTGVLKDTSFDTISATGPHGAIPHYHVTEESSAPIEPGQLYLIDSGGQYSDGTTDVTRVMPIGEPTAEMRDRFTRVLKGHIGIATAVFPDGTMGGQIDAFARRPLWEAGLDFGHGTGHGIGAYLAVHEGPQRIAAPNYPGGAAMEPLRAGMMLSNEPGYYKAGEYGIRIENLILIEPRTIPGADREMLGFETLTFCPIERTLIEPALLTTEERHWVDDYHAKVLAVLTPEMTDAEDRTWLAAQCAPLS, encoded by the coding sequence ATGACCCCGACCGTCCGCTTAGCCGCCCTCCGTGCCCAGCTAACCACCGATAATCTCGACGGTTTCGTCATCCCCCTCACCGATGAGCACATGAGCGAATATGTCGGCGGCTACGCCCAGCGCCTCGGCTGGCTTACCGGCTTCGGCGGCTCGGCCGGCACCGCCGTCGTCCTCGCCGATCGCGCCGCGATCTTCACCGACGGCCGCTACACGATCCAGGTCCGCGAACAGGTCGACGGCACCCAATGGGCGTACGAACCCGTGCCACAGACCAGTCCCGCCGCCTGGCTCGCTAAGCACGCCCCCGAAAGCGGCCGGATCGGCTACGACGCATGGCTCCACACCGGAACCTGGGTCGCCGACGCCACCACCGCCCTCGCCGAGCGCGGTGCCACGCTGATCCCAGTCGAAACCAACCCCATCGACGCGATCTGGACCGACCGACCGCTGCCCTCGCCCGCAAAGCTCACCGTCCAGCCCGACCAATTCACCGGCGCCTCCTCAGCCGAGAAGCGCGCGAAAATCGCCGACTGGCTGTCCGAGCACAACGCCGACGCGGTCGTCCTCACCGCGCTCGATTCGATCGCCTGGGCGCTCAACATCCGCGGCGGCGACGTCGACCACACGCCCGTCGCGCTCTCCTATGCGATCGTCGGCGCCGACGGCACCACCGACCTGTTCGTCGCCCCCGACAAGCTCGACGACACCGTCCGCCAGCATCTCGGCAACGCCGTCCGCCTGCACGACCGCACCGCCTTCGCCCCTGCTCTCGCCGCCTACGCCGGCAAGCGCGTCGCCGCCGATCCCGAACGCGCCGTCGCCGCAATCACGCAAGCCCTACAAGCCGGCGGCGCCAAGATCCTCCCCCTCCGCGACCCCGTCGTCCTCGCCAAAGCCATCAAGAACCCCGTCGAGATCGCCGGCCACCGCGCCGCCTCCGCCCGCGACGGCGCCGCGCTCGCGCGCTTCCTCCGCTGGGTCGAAACCGAATGCGTGAAGGGCGGCCAGACCGAACTCAGCGCCGCCGCCAAGCTGCTCGCCTTCCGCGAACAGACCGGCGTCCTCAAGGACACGTCGTTCGACACGATCTCGGCCACCGGCCCCCACGGCGCGATCCCGCACTACCACGTCACCGAGGAATCGAGCGCCCCGATCGAGCCCGGCCAGCTCTACCTGATCGACTCCGGCGGCCAATATTCGGACGGTACCACCGACGTGACCCGCGTGATGCCGATTGGCGAACCCACTGCGGAGATGCGCGACCGCTTCACCCGCGTCCTGAAGGGCCATATCGGCATCGCCACGGCGGTCTTCCCCGACGGCACGATGGGCGGCCAGATCGACGCCTTCGCCCGCCGCCCGCTATGGGAAGCAGGCTTGGATTTCGGCCACGGCACCGGCCACGGCATCGGCGCCTACCTCGCGGTCCACGAGGGTCCGCAACGCATCGCCGCACCCAACTACCCTGGTGGCGCAGCGATGGAGCCCCTGCGCGCCGGCATGATGCTCTCCAACGAGCCCGGCTATTACAAGGCCGGCGAATACGGCATCCGCATCGAAAATTTGATCCTGATCGAGCCGCGCACCATTCCCGGCGCCGACCGCGAGATGCTCGGCTTCGAGACGCTCACCTTCTGCCCGATCGAACGCACGCTGATCGAGCCGGCGCTACTGACGACCGAAGAGCGCCACTGGGTCGACGACTATCATGCCAAGGTATTGGCGGTCCTCACCCCGGAAATGACCGACGCAGAGGATCGCACATGGCTCGCGGCCCAATGCGCGCCTCTCAGCTAG
- a CDS encoding cob(I)yrinic acid a,c-diamide adenosyltransferase, whose translation MVKLNKIYTRTGDDGTTGLVDGSRVSKSSALMQAIGDVDEANSAIGLAVIALGDQPLAAALTRIQNDLFDLGADLATPAGADEAGADDFTPSEMVLRIVPSQVERLEREIDAMNAHLAPLRSFILPGGSAEAAALHLARAISRRAERSAVGASETQRLNPAALAYVNRLSDFLFVASRAVNQNGAGDVLWRPGATRD comes from the coding sequence ATGGTCAAGCTGAACAAGATTTATACGCGGACCGGCGACGACGGAACGACCGGCCTGGTCGATGGATCGCGCGTGTCGAAGTCGAGCGCGCTGATGCAGGCGATCGGCGATGTCGACGAGGCGAACTCGGCGATCGGGCTTGCGGTGATCGCGCTTGGCGATCAGCCGCTGGCGGCGGCGCTGACCCGGATCCAGAACGACCTGTTCGATCTCGGCGCGGACCTGGCCACACCCGCGGGCGCGGACGAAGCCGGCGCGGACGATTTCACGCCGTCGGAGATGGTGTTGCGGATCGTGCCATCGCAGGTCGAGCGGCTGGAGCGCGAGATCGACGCGATGAATGCGCACCTCGCCCCGTTGCGGAGTTTCATCCTGCCGGGTGGTTCCGCCGAAGCCGCCGCGCTGCATCTGGCGCGCGCGATCAGCCGGCGGGCGGAGCGATCCGCAGTCGGCGCGAGCGAGACGCAGCGGCTTAATCCGGCCGCATTAGCGTATGTTAACCGGTTATCGGATTTCCTGTTCGTGGCGTCGCGGGCGGTGAACCAAAACGGGGCCGGCGACGTTCTATGGCGACCGGGGGCTACGCGCGACTAG
- the gluQRS gene encoding tRNA glutamyl-Q(34) synthetase GluQRS codes for MSGETVVTRFAPSPTGRLHLGHAVSAIRAHDFARERGGRFVLRIEDIDGTRSRPEFVAGILEDLAWLGLRWDALAFQSERLATYEAALDRLKARGLVYPCFCTRAEIAASASAPQGDVGPAYPGTCRGLSAAEIASRTGACCWRLDMPKALAETGALTWHDAAAGWIVADPLAQGDVVLARKDAPASYHLAVTLDDAAQGVTDVVRGVDLFAATDVHRVLQALLELPVPSYHHHPLVVDAAGRRLAKRDGALSLAEMRAGGEDGATLAARLRRGIGSRFPGEDLS; via the coding sequence GTGAGCGGCGAGACGGTTGTTACACGGTTCGCGCCGAGCCCGACCGGGCGGTTGCATCTCGGGCATGCGGTATCGGCGATCCGCGCGCATGACTTTGCGCGTGAGCGGGGCGGACGGTTCGTGCTGCGGATCGAGGATATCGACGGGACGAGGAGCCGGCCCGAGTTCGTCGCGGGAATCCTCGAGGATCTGGCGTGGCTCGGGTTGCGGTGGGACGCGCTGGCGTTTCAGTCGGAGCGGCTGGCAACATATGAAGCGGCGCTCGATCGGTTGAAAGCGCGCGGGCTGGTCTATCCGTGTTTCTGTACGCGGGCGGAGATCGCGGCGAGTGCGTCTGCGCCCCAAGGGGACGTCGGGCCGGCGTATCCGGGGACGTGTCGAGGGCTGTCGGCGGCGGAGATTGCGTCGCGGACCGGGGCGTGCTGCTGGCGGCTGGATATGCCCAAGGCTCTTGCGGAAACCGGTGCGCTGACGTGGCATGATGCGGCGGCGGGGTGGATCGTGGCCGATCCTCTGGCGCAGGGGGATGTGGTGCTGGCGCGGAAGGATGCGCCGGCGAGCTATCATCTGGCAGTGACGCTGGACGATGCCGCACAGGGGGTAACCGATGTCGTGCGGGGGGTGGATCTGTTCGCGGCGACGGATGTGCACCGGGTGTTGCAGGCTTTGCTGGAGTTGCCGGTGCCTTCGTATCATCATCATCCATTGGTGGTGGATGCGGCGGGGCGGCGGTTGGCGAAGCGCGATGGGGCGTTGTCGCTGGCGGAGATGCGGGCGGGTGGAGAGGATGGGGCGACACTGGCGGCCCGGTTGCGGCGGGGGATCGGCTCGCGATTTCCAGGTGAGGACCTGAGCTAA
- a CDS encoding twin transmembrane helix small protein: protein MNTFLVILLIAAMIATVVALVRGVVSFLQEGSAQVRDGNGPSAASLKSNRMMQQRIFFQALAILMVVVILFAAGRT from the coding sequence ATGAACACATTCCTCGTCATCCTCCTGATCGCGGCGATGATCGCGACCGTCGTGGCTCTGGTGCGGGGCGTCGTGTCGTTCCTGCAGGAGGGCAGCGCGCAGGTGCGCGATGGGAACGGGCCGAGTGCCGCGTCGCTGAAATCGAATCGGATGATGCAGCAGCGTATCTTCTTCCAGGCGCTGGCGATCCTGATGGTCGTCGTCATCCTGTTCGCGGCGGGGCGGACGTAA
- a CDS encoding S9 family peptidase, whose product MTTPPIAEQRPHSFTTHGVTIEDPYAWLKDPNYPEVDDADVLAYLEGENAYFEEQMAPHTALVDTIYEEMKARIKEDESSVPQKDGDWLYWTAYETGGQYKKWWRKPVAGGDDELLLDEPALAEGHEYFRLGAFSISNDGRYLAYAIDDNGSERFEVRVKDLNTGKHLPDVIPGMLSEIVWTADDAGFLYGLANEQWRTDNARFHRLGTPISEDVVLFHEEDEGFRVGVGETSSRKWIVIATSDHVTSELYLLPAHEPLAVPILVSARKVGREYDVDEHDGTLFIHTNDVDPNFRLCTALVEEPDAWSELIPASPHFYMTGVECYQDFFVVDGREDGLDQIAIHRYETPTEGKRIDFPEASYVAGLGDNPEYDMTVLRLGYESMVTPGTVYDYDVDTGERTMLKVQEIPSGYDPAKYATERLKITARDGTEIPVSIVYPAGFVRDGSAPLFLYAYGAYGYAIPPGFSTGRMSLLDRGFAYAIAHIRGGDDLGQQWYLDGKLEKRANTFNDFVDVAKALVDAQWTSAGKIAIAGRSAGGELMGAVVNSDPELWGAVIADVPFVDVLNTMLDESLPLTPGEWPEWGNPIEDKAAFELIRSYSPYDNVKAQAYPPMFISGGLNDPRVTYWEPAKWAAKLRLMKTDDNVLLLKTNMGAGHGGKSGRFESLRESAEEHAFVLWQLGVAG is encoded by the coding sequence ATGACCACGCCCCCCATTGCCGAACAGCGCCCGCACAGCTTCACCACGCATGGCGTGACGATCGAGGATCCCTATGCGTGGCTGAAGGATCCGAACTATCCGGAGGTCGATGACGCCGACGTGCTTGCGTATCTCGAAGGCGAAAACGCGTATTTCGAGGAGCAGATGGCGCCGCATACCGCGCTGGTCGACACGATCTACGAAGAGATGAAGGCGCGCATCAAGGAGGATGAATCCTCGGTGCCGCAGAAGGATGGTGATTGGCTGTACTGGACCGCGTACGAGACCGGCGGGCAGTACAAGAAATGGTGGCGGAAACCTGTTGCGGGCGGTGACGACGAGCTGTTGCTCGACGAGCCGGCGCTGGCGGAGGGGCATGAGTATTTCCGGCTTGGCGCGTTCTCGATCAGCAATGATGGGCGGTATCTGGCCTACGCGATCGACGATAATGGGAGCGAGCGGTTCGAGGTTCGGGTCAAGGATCTGAACACCGGCAAGCATCTGCCCGATGTGATTCCGGGGATGCTGAGCGAGATCGTCTGGACCGCGGACGATGCGGGCTTCCTGTACGGGCTGGCGAACGAGCAGTGGCGGACGGACAATGCGCGGTTCCACCGGTTGGGGACGCCGATCTCCGAGGACGTCGTGCTTTTCCATGAGGAGGACGAGGGTTTCCGCGTCGGCGTGGGCGAGACGAGTTCGCGCAAGTGGATCGTGATTGCGACGAGCGACCATGTGACGAGCGAACTGTATCTGCTGCCTGCGCACGAACCGCTGGCGGTGCCGATCCTCGTTTCGGCGCGGAAGGTGGGCCGCGAATATGATGTGGACGAGCATGACGGGACGCTGTTCATCCACACCAACGATGTCGATCCGAATTTTAGGCTTTGCACCGCGCTGGTCGAGGAGCCGGATGCTTGGAGCGAACTGATCCCGGCGAGCCCACATTTCTACATGACCGGGGTGGAGTGCTATCAGGACTTCTTCGTGGTCGACGGGCGCGAGGACGGCTTGGATCAGATTGCTATCCATCGGTACGAGACGCCGACCGAGGGCAAGCGGATCGACTTTCCCGAGGCGAGCTATGTCGCGGGGCTGGGCGACAATCCCGAATACGACATGACCGTGCTGCGGCTCGGGTATGAGTCGATGGTCACGCCGGGGACGGTGTATGATTACGACGTGGATACCGGCGAGCGGACGATGCTCAAGGTGCAGGAGATCCCGAGCGGCTATGATCCGGCGAAGTATGCGACCGAGCGGCTGAAGATCACGGCGCGGGATGGAACCGAGATCCCGGTGTCGATCGTGTATCCAGCCGGGTTCGTGCGCGACGGGTCGGCGCCTTTGTTCCTCTATGCGTATGGGGCGTATGGCTATGCGATCCCGCCAGGGTTCTCGACCGGGCGGATGAGTTTGCTCGATCGCGGGTTTGCGTACGCGATTGCGCATATCCGGGGCGGCGATGATCTTGGCCAGCAATGGTATCTGGACGGCAAGCTGGAGAAGCGCGCGAACACGTTCAACGATTTCGTCGATGTGGCGAAGGCGCTGGTTGACGCGCAGTGGACGTCGGCGGGGAAGATCGCGATCGCGGGGCGGTCTGCTGGTGGCGAGCTGATGGGCGCGGTTGTGAATTCCGATCCTGAGCTTTGGGGGGCGGTGATTGCGGACGTGCCGTTCGTCGACGTGCTGAATACGATGCTCGACGAAAGCCTGCCGCTGACGCCGGGTGAGTGGCCCGAATGGGGCAATCCGATCGAGGACAAGGCGGCGTTCGAGCTGATCCGGTCCTATTCGCCGTACGATAACGTCAAGGCGCAGGCTTATCCGCCGATGTTCATTTCTGGCGGGCTGAACGATCCGCGCGTGACCTATTGGGAGCCGGCGAAGTGGGCGGCGAAGCTGCGGTTGATGAAGACCGACGACAACGTGCTGCTGCTCAAGACCAATATGGGCGCGGGGCATGGCGGCAAGTCGGGGCGGTTCGAATCGTTGCGTGAGAGTGCGGAGGAGCATGCGTTCGTGCTGTGGCAATTAGGCGTGGCGGGGTGA